Proteins encoded in a region of the Geobacillus genomosp. 3 genome:
- a CDS encoding SOS response-associated peptidase, whose product MCGRFTLTVDLEMLQARFHFRYQGSLAPRFNIAPSQEVLTVVAEGEERIGKMMRWGLVPFWAKDDRIGAKMINARAETVDEKASFRHAFKRRRCLILADGFYEWKKDGAKKVPYRFTLKTGEPFAFAGLWERWEGASGPLETCTIITTRANGIVAPIHDRMPVMLPPERHEDWLDPRLDDSEYLKSLLRPYPEEQMQVYEVSALVNSPKHDVSACIEPVHSR is encoded by the coding sequence ATGTGCGGCCGCTTTACGTTAACCGTTGATTTGGAAATGTTGCAGGCGCGCTTTCATTTCCGCTATCAAGGTTCGCTGGCGCCCCGGTTCAACATCGCTCCGAGTCAGGAGGTGCTGACCGTTGTCGCCGAAGGGGAAGAGAGAATCGGCAAAATGATGCGTTGGGGGCTTGTGCCGTTTTGGGCGAAAGATGACCGCATCGGGGCGAAAATGATTAACGCCCGGGCGGAAACGGTCGATGAAAAGGCGAGTTTCCGCCATGCGTTCAAACGGCGGCGTTGCCTCATTTTAGCTGACGGGTTTTATGAATGGAAGAAGGACGGGGCGAAAAAAGTGCCGTACCGGTTTACGCTCAAAACAGGCGAACCGTTTGCGTTCGCGGGATTGTGGGAGCGCTGGGAGGGAGCGAGCGGGCCGCTTGAGACGTGCACGATCATCACGACGAGGGCAAACGGGATCGTTGCCCCGATTCATGACCGGATGCCGGTCATGTTGCCGCCTGAACGGCATGAAGACTGGCTGGATCCGCGTTTGGACGACAGCGAGTATTTGAAATCATTGCTTCGGCCGTATCCGGAAGAGCAAATGCAGGTGTACGAAGTTTCGGCGCTCGTCAACTCGCCGAAACATGATGTGAGCGCTTGCATCGAGCCGGTTCACAGCCGATGA
- a CDS encoding thiol-disulfide oxidoreductase DCC family protein produces the protein MHPVILFDGDCLFCHASVYWIAARDRKAVFRFAAQQSAVGQAILAAQGAAGGDSVILVANGRSYVKSDAILRIGRRLSRPWSWLAAAGFLIPRPLRDGVYHQIAKRRHRLIRKRSHCRLPPPELRSRFLDEWPW, from the coding sequence ATGCACCCGGTCATCTTGTTTGACGGCGACTGTTTGTTTTGCCATGCGAGTGTCTATTGGATCGCCGCCCGCGATCGAAAGGCGGTGTTTCGCTTTGCCGCACAACAGAGCGCCGTTGGCCAGGCGATATTGGCGGCACAAGGCGCGGCGGGAGGGGATAGCGTCATCCTTGTTGCGAACGGCCGCTCCTATGTGAAATCGGATGCCATCTTGCGCATCGGCCGCCGCCTTTCGCGGCCGTGGAGCTGGTTGGCAGCGGCCGGATTTCTCATTCCCCGGCCGCTGCGCGACGGCGTGTATCACCAGATTGCGAAACGCCGCCATCGCCTGATCCGAAAGCGTAGTCATTGCCGGCTGCCGCCTCCTGAGCTGCGATCTCGCTTTCTTGATGAATGGCCATGGTGA
- a CDS encoding MetQ/NlpA family ABC transporter substrate-binding protein, protein MKKWLTVLALLLVFGALAACGNSNSTSSGADSKEKKELTIGATSGPYSDMVNKAIKPLLEKKGYKVKVVEFSDYIQPNLALANGDLDANLFQHKIYMENFAKEHNLDLSEVIVVPTAPMGIYSNKFKSLDDVADGSEIAIPNDPTNLARALLILQDHGLIQLDPSANPLTVSEKDVKENVKHLQFKPIEAGQLPRTVEGVDLAAVPGNFALAAKMDLTSALALENMPDDYRNRIVVNTKDLNEPFVKDIKEAVESKEFEAVIDKEFQGFGKPKWMLERQN, encoded by the coding sequence ATGAAAAAATGGTTGACAGTACTCGCATTGCTTCTTGTATTCGGCGCTCTTGCCGCCTGCGGCAACAGCAACTCCACCTCAAGCGGCGCCGACTCGAAAGAGAAAAAAGAATTGACGATCGGGGCGACGTCCGGTCCGTACAGCGACATGGTCAACAAAGCCATCAAACCGCTTTTGGAGAAAAAAGGATACAAAGTCAAAGTCGTTGAGTTCAGCGATTACATTCAACCGAACTTGGCTTTAGCCAACGGCGATTTGGATGCGAATTTATTCCAACATAAAATTTATATGGAAAACTTCGCAAAAGAACACAACTTAGATCTTTCAGAGGTCATCGTTGTGCCGACCGCCCCGATGGGCATTTACTCGAACAAATTCAAATCGCTTGATGACGTGGCGGACGGGAGCGAAATCGCCATCCCGAACGACCCGACCAACTTGGCGCGGGCGTTGCTAATTTTGCAAGACCATGGCTTAATTCAGCTTGATCCGTCAGCAAACCCGCTCACTGTGTCAGAAAAAGATGTCAAGGAAAATGTGAAACATCTCCAATTCAAGCCAATTGAAGCCGGCCAGCTGCCGCGCACAGTCGAAGGCGTGGATTTGGCCGCCGTCCCTGGCAACTTCGCCTTAGCGGCGAAAATGGATTTAACTAGTGCCTTAGCGTTGGAAAACATGCCGGATGACTACCGGAATCGCATTGTTGTCAACACAAAAGATTTGAACGAACCGTTCGTTAAAGACATTAAAGAAGCGGTCGAATCAAAAGAATTTGAGGCCGTTATCGACAAAGAGTTTCAAGGCTTCGGCAAGCCAAAATGGATGCTCGAACGACAAAACTAA
- a CDS encoding methionine ABC transporter permease, translated as MLLDTLAGLLPELNKAFFETIYMVAISLFVAIIVGLPLGVLLFVTDRGLFLEHAVLKSVLGFLVNMVRSIPFIILLVGLLPLTKLITGTTIGPTAASVSLSVAAIPFFARIVETSLREIEKGVIEAAVAVGATPWMIIKDVLLPEARPGIVQGITITTISLVGYSAMAGIVGGGGVGDLAIRFGYYRYDNTVMITTIVILICLVQIIQFAGDRIARLVDKR; from the coding sequence ATGCTGCTTGATACATTGGCAGGCTTGCTTCCGGAGCTGAATAAGGCGTTTTTTGAAACCATTTATATGGTCGCCATTTCCTTGTTCGTCGCGATCATTGTCGGGCTGCCGCTCGGCGTTTTGCTCTTTGTCACCGACCGCGGCTTATTTTTGGAACATGCCGTTTTGAAATCCGTTCTCGGCTTTCTCGTCAACATGGTTCGGTCGATTCCATTTATCATTTTGCTTGTCGGCCTCTTGCCGCTCACAAAGCTGATCACCGGAACAACGATCGGGCCGACAGCCGCCTCCGTGTCGTTGTCAGTAGCCGCCATTCCGTTTTTTGCCCGGATCGTGGAAACTTCGCTGCGCGAAATTGAAAAAGGAGTCATTGAGGCAGCGGTGGCGGTTGGCGCCACACCGTGGATGATCATTAAAGATGTGCTGCTCCCTGAAGCCCGGCCGGGCATTGTGCAAGGAATTACGATTACAACGATCAGTTTGGTCGGCTATTCGGCGATGGCCGGGATCGTCGGCGGCGGTGGCGTCGGTGATTTAGCCATTCGCTTTGGCTACTACCGCTATGACAATACCGTCATGATCACCACCATTGTCATTTTAATCTGTCTTGTTCAAATCATTCAGTTTGCCGGCGACCGCATCGCCCGTCTTGTTGACAAGCGATAG
- a CDS encoding methionine ABC transporter ATP-binding protein, translating to MIEIKNVTKIYSMKRKQVVAVDNVSLTIRDGEIFGIIGYSGAGKSTLLRCLNALERPTSGRVLIDGTDITALDSRELRQARQKIGMIFQHFSLVSSKTVFENVAFALKAAKKPKAEIEKRVNELLDMVGLADKRDAYPAQLSGGQKQRVGIARALANNPTVLLCDEATSALDPSTTKSILELLKKINRELGITIVLITHEMEVVKHICDRVAVMQNGNVIELGTVYDLFTNPKEELTKSFIHSVLHVDLPEHLWKKHTGTIVKIQFQGESATETIVSDMLQQCKVKGNILHAKIEYIQDKPLGIFVMELIGEADEIKRAMDYIAKRTNGLEVIAYAA from the coding sequence ATGATCGAGATCAAAAACGTGACGAAAATTTACTCGATGAAAAGAAAACAAGTTGTCGCAGTCGATAACGTGTCGCTTACGATTCGCGATGGCGAAATTTTTGGCATTATCGGCTACAGCGGCGCCGGAAAAAGCACGCTGTTGCGCTGCCTAAATGCGTTGGAACGGCCGACATCCGGACGGGTTCTCATCGACGGCACCGATATCACGGCGCTCGACAGTCGGGAATTGCGGCAGGCGCGCCAGAAAATCGGCATGATTTTCCAACACTTTTCATTAGTCAGCTCGAAAACAGTGTTTGAAAACGTCGCTTTTGCCTTAAAGGCGGCAAAAAAACCGAAGGCAGAAATTGAAAAGCGGGTGAATGAATTGCTCGATATGGTCGGTCTGGCGGATAAGCGGGACGCTTACCCGGCACAGCTGAGCGGCGGGCAAAAACAGCGCGTCGGCATCGCCCGGGCGCTTGCCAACAATCCGACCGTCCTCTTGTGCGATGAGGCGACATCAGCACTTGATCCGAGCACCACGAAGTCCATCTTGGAACTGTTGAAAAAAATTAACCGCGAGCTCGGCATTACGATCGTCTTGATCACCCACGAAATGGAAGTGGTCAAACATATATGCGACCGCGTTGCCGTCATGCAAAACGGCAACGTAATTGAACTCGGTACCGTTTACGACCTGTTTACCAATCCGAAAGAGGAATTGACAAAATCGTTTATCCATAGCGTCTTGCATGTTGACTTGCCTGAGCATTTATGGAAAAAGCATACGGGAACGATTGTGAAAATCCAGTTTCAAGGGGAGAGCGCAACGGAAACGATCGTTTCCGATATGTTGCAACAGTGTAAAGTAAAAGGAAATATTTTGCATGCCAAAATTGAGTACATTCAAGACAAACCGCTTGGCATTTTTGTGATGGAACTGATCGGGGAAGCGGACGAAATCAAACGGGCGATGGATTATATCGCCAAACGGACGAACGGATTGGAGGTGATTGCTTATGCTGCTTGA
- a CDS encoding bifunctional ADP-dependent NAD(P)H-hydrate dehydratase/NAD(P)H-hydrate epimerase, with translation MIPIVTAEEMYAIDREVEERIGISADSLMENAGQALFRVLKERIPRAAKVAVLAGTGNNGGDGIVIARMLKSYGYEADLWLVPPMEKVKGAARTALQVYERSGYSWVAYEGKERELAALLPHYDVIIDALLGIGVKGDVRPPYKEIIEQVNRSSAVVYAIDVPSGVPADGGEAGTAVRADVTLTVHCPKLGAYTFPAADYYGELTVVEIGIPPAAVQAKAAARFVWEMRDVIGTMPKRQRASHKGTYGKLLVVGGSKAMTGAVTLAAKAALRSGAGLVTMAVPETVYEAVANRVPEAMCRPWPAEGGAFAGAADWDGLEIDAIAVGPGMGRTEGVRRLVNELVRQPVPLVIDADALFFWGDYAEFVRGRSAPTVITPHPGEMARLLRRPVSEVERDRFGVSKRLAMEYGVYVVLKGPYTIVTAPDGAQYVNATGNPALAKGGSGDVLSGMIAAFLLQHEAVQPAVSNAVFVHGQAADWLVQNGHSVWDVLASDVIDALPAVLAGFNAVGA, from the coding sequence ATGATTCCGATCGTAACGGCCGAGGAAATGTACGCCATTGACCGGGAAGTGGAGGAACGGATCGGCATTAGCGCCGACTCGCTGATGGAAAACGCCGGGCAGGCGCTGTTTCGGGTGCTGAAGGAGCGGATTCCGCGCGCCGCCAAGGTGGCGGTGCTCGCCGGCACGGGCAACAACGGCGGGGATGGGATTGTCATCGCCCGCATGTTGAAAAGTTACGGTTATGAAGCAGATTTATGGCTCGTTCCGCCAATGGAAAAGGTGAAAGGGGCGGCGCGCACGGCACTTCAGGTGTACGAGCGATCCGGTTATTCGTGGGTCGCCTACGAAGGAAAAGAGCGGGAGTTGGCGGCGCTTTTGCCGCATTATGATGTCATCATCGACGCCCTGCTTGGCATTGGCGTCAAGGGGGACGTGCGTCCGCCATATAAAGAAATCATCGAGCAAGTGAACCGTTCGTCGGCGGTTGTCTATGCGATCGACGTGCCGAGTGGGGTGCCGGCAGACGGAGGGGAAGCCGGCACGGCGGTCCGCGCCGATGTGACGCTGACGGTGCACTGTCCGAAGCTCGGGGCGTACACGTTCCCGGCGGCCGATTATTACGGAGAGCTCACCGTCGTGGAGATCGGCATTCCGCCGGCGGCGGTGCAGGCGAAGGCGGCCGCCCGGTTTGTATGGGAAATGCGCGATGTCATAGGGACGATGCCGAAGCGCCAGCGGGCGTCGCATAAAGGAACGTACGGCAAGCTGCTTGTCGTCGGCGGATCCAAGGCGATGACCGGCGCGGTGACGCTCGCTGCGAAGGCAGCGCTTCGCAGCGGGGCGGGGCTGGTGACGATGGCTGTTCCGGAAACGGTGTATGAGGCGGTCGCCAACCGCGTGCCGGAAGCGATGTGTAGGCCATGGCCGGCCGAGGGCGGCGCGTTTGCCGGCGCGGCCGATTGGGACGGCCTTGAGATCGATGCGATCGCTGTCGGCCCAGGGATGGGCCGGACGGAAGGGGTTCGCCGCTTGGTCAATGAGCTTGTGCGCCAGCCGGTGCCGCTTGTCATCGACGCCGATGCCTTGTTTTTCTGGGGCGATTATGCCGAGTTCGTGCGCGGGCGGAGCGCGCCGACTGTGATCACACCGCATCCGGGGGAAATGGCGCGCCTCCTTCGCCGCCCGGTCAGCGAGGTGGAACGCGACCGGTTTGGCGTGTCGAAGCGGTTGGCGATGGAATACGGCGTATATGTCGTCTTGAAAGGGCCGTACACGATCGTGACGGCGCCGGACGGGGCGCAATATGTGAACGCGACCGGCAATCCGGCCTTGGCGAAAGGCGGGAGCGGCGACGTGTTGTCCGGCATGATTGCGGCATTTTTGCTGCAGCATGAAGCGGTGCAGCCGGCGGTGAGCAACGCTGTGTTCGTCCACGGCCAGGCGGCCGATTGGCTCGTGCAAAACGGCCATTCGGTGTGGGACGTCCTCGCTTCTGATGTCATTGATGCGTTGCCGGCGGTGTTGGCCGGCTTTAACGCCGTTGGGGCATAA
- a CDS encoding DDE-type integrase/transposase/recombinase: MLPQLLAYLLEIIKTQYQIIVYLMGVIVGKSLNLDDLDEPVQKPYRKLQVDDLPIIDVPETLDYRKLLADYEAQHGRPLRPIQRRTKAKHRVPDSLTCPRCQAPSSYLYANNGGNGQYQCKVCQCRFNHQNRFTKQAVFRCPHGKKTLEKIKERKEYNIYKCKNNDCPFYQANLRRMTKKERQQFQQDPQAFKVRYLFREFLFDFLPVAPSSPVKPKVDLSRLAASSHVLGLVLTYYVNYGMSSRQTAGIMKDVHGVSISHQTVLNYANSVALWIKPFVDRFPYELSGSFCGDETYIRVKGRWHYLFFMFDAVKKIVLSYRVSPNRDTLSAIKACDDVLRKLPSIPDDLSFVVDGNPIYLLAQHFFAQHGISFDIRQVIGLTNEDPVSEEFRPLKQIIERFNRTFKGNYRPTHGFGAEEGSVSFVTLFVAYFNFLRPHGALEGRVPVVIPKLADLPHMPARWTKLIAMAQDFLQQEAA; the protein is encoded by the coding sequence TTGTTACCTCAATTATTAGCCTATTTGCTCGAAATAATCAAGACCCAATATCAAATCATTGTGTATTTGATGGGTGTGATCGTGGGAAAATCCTTGAATCTTGATGACTTGGACGAACCCGTCCAAAAACCCTATCGGAAACTCCAGGTCGATGACCTTCCGATCATCGATGTACCGGAAACCCTTGACTACCGGAAGCTGTTGGCGGACTACGAGGCGCAGCACGGCCGTCCTTTGCGGCCCATTCAGCGCCGGACGAAGGCGAAACACCGTGTTCCGGATTCCTTGACCTGCCCTCGCTGCCAAGCGCCATCATCCTATCTGTACGCCAACAATGGCGGGAACGGGCAATACCAATGCAAAGTGTGCCAGTGCCGGTTCAACCACCAAAATCGGTTCACCAAGCAGGCGGTCTTTCGTTGCCCGCACGGCAAAAAGACGCTGGAGAAAATCAAGGAACGCAAAGAATACAACATCTACAAGTGCAAGAACAACGACTGCCCGTTTTACCAGGCCAACCTTCGCCGGATGACGAAGAAGGAGCGCCAACAGTTTCAACAGGATCCTCAAGCCTTCAAGGTGCGGTATTTGTTTCGAGAGTTCTTGTTTGACTTTCTCCCGGTGGCTCCATCATCGCCCGTCAAGCCGAAAGTCGATTTGTCCCGGCTGGCTGCGTCGTCGCACGTGTTGGGGCTCGTGTTGACGTACTACGTGAACTATGGGATGTCCTCCAGACAGACAGCCGGAATCATGAAGGATGTGCATGGCGTGTCGATCTCCCATCAGACAGTGCTCAACTACGCCAATAGCGTCGCGCTTTGGATCAAGCCCTTTGTCGACCGGTTCCCGTACGAGCTGTCCGGCTCGTTTTGTGGGGACGAGACGTATATTCGCGTCAAAGGGCGCTGGCATTACCTGTTCTTTATGTTTGACGCCGTCAAAAAGATCGTGCTGTCGTATCGCGTCTCGCCCAACCGGGACACGCTCTCGGCCATCAAGGCCTGTGATGACGTCCTGCGAAAACTGCCGTCCATCCCGGACGACTTGTCGTTCGTCGTCGACGGCAATCCCATTTACCTGCTGGCGCAGCACTTCTTTGCCCAGCACGGGATTTCGTTTGACATCCGCCAGGTAATCGGGCTGACCAATGAGGATCCGGTGTCCGAGGAGTTCCGTCCGCTCAAACAAATCATCGAGCGATTCAACCGGACGTTTAAAGGCAACTATCGGCCGACTCATGGGTTCGGTGCGGAAGAAGGCTCGGTCTCCTTTGTCACGCTGTTTGTGGCGTATTTCAACTTCCTGCGCCCGCATGGCGCGCTCGAAGGCCGGGTTCCCGTCGTCATCCCGAAGCTCGCCGATCTGCCCCATATGCCAGCCCGGTGGACGAAGCTGATCGCCATGGCTCAAGATTTCCTCCAACAAGAGGCGGCCTGA
- a CDS encoding LysE family translocator: METIIRDLLLGLSLAAPIGPVNAAQLDRGMRGGFVPAWLFGLGAVTADLVYIALVYFGVSDWVEQQIVQTFLWMFGAFVLLYTGAESVWNARAVTVRQGRKAESALQSWLAGFFLSLLNPLSILFWLGVYGSVLAQMAAGGSEGRVLWRTAAILAGVLLWDAALAAAAGSFRRYVTANILAAVSRLSGMALIGFGCYFGWQGLRTFWM; this comes from the coding sequence ATGGAAACGATCATCCGCGATCTTTTATTAGGGTTATCGCTTGCCGCGCCGATCGGCCCGGTCAATGCCGCGCAGCTTGACCGCGGCATGCGCGGCGGATTTGTCCCGGCGTGGCTGTTCGGCCTCGGCGCGGTGACGGCCGACCTCGTCTACATTGCGCTTGTCTATTTCGGCGTCAGTGACTGGGTGGAGCAGCAGATCGTGCAAACGTTTCTTTGGATGTTCGGCGCCTTTGTCCTTCTTTATACCGGCGCGGAAAGCGTGTGGAATGCCCGGGCGGTCACCGTCCGCCAAGGGCGGAAAGCGGAGTCGGCGCTTCAGTCATGGTTGGCCGGCTTTTTCCTTTCCTTGCTCAACCCGCTTTCGATTTTGTTTTGGCTTGGCGTATACGGCTCGGTGCTGGCCCAGATGGCTGCCGGCGGCAGTGAAGGGCGTGTGTTATGGCGCACGGCGGCGATTTTGGCCGGCGTTTTGTTGTGGGATGCGGCGCTGGCCGCGGCTGCCGGCAGCTTCCGCCGGTACGTCACCGCCAACATCTTGGCTGCAGTATCGCGATTGTCCGGCATGGCGTTGATCGGGTTTGGCTGCTATTTTGGCTGGCAAGGGCTGCGCACGTTTTGGATGTAA
- a CDS encoding amino acid permease, which produces MGPREQGMVTWRKLALFGAGCTVGTGFFLGSGLAIERGGPAVAAAFLIAAASAYIVFELLAGMTAADPEAGSFRSYAKKAYGPWAGFSSGWAYWCSELLIMGSQLMALSIFSRFWFPNVPLSLFAAGYAVLSLMVLLLGTALLSRLEHVLGAVKLMAIAGFIALAAAIAAGWAGNGDVPFPNRAREWLPNGIGGFWSALVYAFYAFGGLEVLALMAVRLRDPGDAPKAGKTMLAVLAVLYVSALGLAMAIVPHAAFSSKESPFVTAVHWHGLPVFPHLFNAVFMIAGFSTMAASLFAVMTMVTVLAKDGDAPRRFVANDRRGLSSPTFLLTAAGLFLSVILALLVPARLYEYITTAAGLLLLYNWLFILSFAPRLLPLGRLARWKRWAAFLFIVLAVGGTVVDRSIRPGFFISLALVAAIAFAAFIRTRKTVQNPRIRPQT; this is translated from the coding sequence ATGGGGCCACGCGAACAAGGGATGGTGACATGGCGGAAGCTGGCGCTGTTTGGCGCCGGCTGTACGGTCGGAACGGGGTTTTTTCTCGGCTCCGGGCTTGCCATTGAGCGGGGCGGTCCGGCCGTCGCCGCCGCCTTTCTCATCGCGGCGGCCAGCGCCTATATCGTTTTTGAACTTCTCGCCGGCATGACCGCCGCCGACCCGGAAGCCGGATCGTTCCGGTCGTACGCGAAAAAAGCATACGGCCCGTGGGCCGGCTTTAGCAGCGGCTGGGCGTATTGGTGCTCCGAGCTGCTTATTATGGGCAGCCAGCTGATGGCGCTCTCCATTTTTTCCCGTTTTTGGTTTCCAAATGTGCCGCTTTCGTTGTTTGCGGCCGGCTATGCTGTCCTCAGTCTGATGGTCTTGCTTCTTGGCACCGCCCTGCTCAGCCGGCTCGAGCATGTGCTTGGCGCGGTGAAACTTATGGCGATTGCCGGCTTTATCGCGCTCGCTGCGGCGATCGCCGCCGGGTGGGCCGGAAACGGCGACGTCCCGTTCCCGAATCGGGCTCGGGAATGGCTCCCGAACGGGATCGGCGGCTTTTGGAGCGCGCTTGTGTACGCGTTTTACGCATTCGGCGGCCTTGAAGTGCTCGCGCTTATGGCGGTGCGCCTTCGCGACCCGGGTGACGCGCCGAAAGCCGGAAAAACGATGCTCGCGGTGCTGGCAGTTTTGTATGTATCCGCCCTTGGCTTGGCGATGGCGATCGTGCCGCACGCCGCCTTCAGCAGCAAAGAAAGCCCGTTTGTCACCGCCGTCCATTGGCACGGATTGCCCGTATTCCCGCATTTGTTTAACGCTGTATTCATGATCGCGGGATTTTCCACGATGGCCGCTTCGCTGTTTGCTGTGATGACGATGGTGACGGTGCTCGCCAAAGACGGCGACGCCCCGAGACGGTTTGTTGCCAACGATCGGCGCGGCCTTTCCTCGCCGACGTTTCTCCTGACCGCCGCCGGGCTTTTTTTGTCTGTCATCCTGGCGCTTCTCGTGCCGGCGCGCCTGTATGAGTACATCACGACCGCCGCCGGGCTGTTGCTGCTGTACAACTGGCTGTTTATTTTATCGTTCGCTCCGCGCCTATTGCCGCTTGGCCGCCTCGCGCGCTGGAAACGTTGGGCAGCGTTTTTGTTCATCGTGCTTGCGGTGGGCGGAACCGTCGTGGACCGCAGCATCCGGCCCGGCTTTTTCATCAGCCTCGCGCTGGTCGCCGCCATCGCTTTCGCCGCGTTCATCCGCACCCGAAAAACGGTGCAAAATCCGCGCATCCGGCCGCAGACGTAG
- a CDS encoding GNAT family N-acetyltransferase, giving the protein MPSFVWLETEEEVRSAFLIMRELRTHLDEETYVALVREAQEKEGYKLAALYEGDKMVAAVGFMPMITLYNGRFIWVCDLVTTSAERSKGYGNMLLSHVHDWAKEHGYGIVSLSSGLQRIDAHRFYEKKMEYEKVSYVFLKRL; this is encoded by the coding sequence ATGCCGTCATTCGTTTGGCTCGAAACGGAGGAAGAAGTGAGAAGCGCCTTTCTGATTATGCGCGAGCTGCGCACCCACTTGGATGAGGAAACATACGTGGCGCTTGTGCGGGAAGCGCAAGAAAAAGAAGGGTATAAGCTCGCGGCGCTTTACGAAGGGGACAAAATGGTTGCTGCTGTCGGATTTATGCCGATGATCACGCTCTATAACGGCCGTTTTATTTGGGTTTGCGATTTGGTCACGACATCAGCCGAACGTTCGAAAGGATATGGAAACATGTTGCTGTCGCATGTGCATGATTGGGCGAAAGAGCACGGCTATGGGATTGTCTCGCTGTCATCCGGCCTGCAGCGGATTGACGCCCATCGATTCTATGAGAAAAAAATGGAGTATGAAAAAGTGAGTTATGTGTTTTTGAAACGGCTATAA
- a CDS encoding IclR family transcriptional regulator — MNKTVLKTKELLDLFLDCERLTLPEMVERLRMPKTSVYRMAQSLVALGFLQKRGDHYELGLALLTFGSLVAERLDIRRVALPVMERLKEATNEAVNLVIRDGDEALYIEKVETSEPVRVYTKVGRRAPLYAGACPRALLAFMDEKEQARYLERAKLVKIAKNTVTDKQALRRQLEEDRERGYTVSYSELENYSAAVAVPILNHEGAAVAGLSVAGPEQRFLPDDVARIVPLLRQAAMEISRELGFQGKGWK; from the coding sequence ATGAACAAAACGGTGTTAAAAACAAAAGAGCTGCTTGATTTGTTTCTCGACTGCGAGCGGTTGACGCTGCCGGAGATGGTCGAGCGGCTTCGGATGCCGAAAACATCGGTATACCGGATGGCGCAGTCGCTTGTCGCGCTTGGCTTTTTGCAAAAGCGAGGCGATCACTATGAACTCGGTTTGGCATTGTTGACGTTTGGGTCGCTCGTTGCCGAGCGGCTCGATATTCGCCGGGTGGCGCTGCCGGTGATGGAGCGGCTGAAAGAAGCGACGAACGAAGCGGTGAATCTCGTCATCCGTGACGGTGATGAGGCGCTCTATATTGAAAAAGTCGAGACGTCCGAGCCGGTGCGCGTCTATACGAAAGTCGGACGGCGCGCGCCGCTGTACGCCGGCGCGTGCCCACGCGCTTTGCTGGCCTTTATGGACGAAAAAGAGCAAGCTCGCTATTTGGAACGGGCAAAACTTGTCAAAATCGCCAAAAATACAGTAACGGACAAGCAGGCGTTGCGTCGGCAGTTGGAAGAAGACCGGGAACGGGGCTATACAGTCAGCTATTCCGAGTTGGAAAACTATTCAGCGGCTGTGGCCGTGCCGATTTTGAACCATGAAGGCGCGGCCGTAGCCGGGCTGAGCGTCGCCGGTCCGGAACAGCGCTTTTTGCCGGATGATGTGGCGCGCATCGTGCCGTTGCTTCGGCAGGCGGCGATGGAGATTTCACGTGAACTTGGCTTTCAAGGAAAGGGATGGAAATGA
- the pxpB gene encoding 5-oxoprolinase subunit PxpB, with the protein MEMNYTLFPLCEYAVTVRFADYIDETVNDIVHETAVRLKGERKEGVNEIVPAFSSLTAYYDPLVVGYADVCRWLREKVESPGQTDRPLARTVVIPVCYGGEFGPDLPEVARFRGISEDEVVKLHSAGRYRVYMIGFSPGFAYLGGLPPRLATPRRAVPRTAVPAGSVGIAGGQTGVYPLATPGGWQLIGRTPLRVFDPHRKEPSLLSAGDIVEFRPIGADEFARWRDEHD; encoded by the coding sequence ATGGAAATGAACTATACGCTGTTTCCGTTATGCGAATATGCGGTGACCGTCCGGTTTGCCGACTATATCGATGAAACCGTGAATGATATCGTTCATGAGACAGCGGTTCGCCTAAAGGGAGAACGAAAAGAAGGGGTCAACGAAATTGTGCCGGCGTTTTCGTCGCTTACCGCTTATTACGATCCGCTCGTAGTCGGCTATGCGGACGTATGCCGATGGCTGCGCGAAAAGGTCGAGTCGCCCGGACAGACGGATCGCCCTTTGGCGCGAACGGTTGTCATTCCTGTCTGCTATGGCGGCGAATTTGGGCCGGACTTGCCAGAGGTCGCCCGCTTTCGCGGGATATCGGAAGATGAGGTGGTCAAGCTTCATTCGGCCGGCCGCTACCGCGTCTATATGATCGGGTTTTCGCCCGGGTTTGCGTATTTGGGGGGCTTGCCGCCGCGTTTGGCCACACCGAGGCGGGCGGTGCCGCGGACAGCAGTGCCAGCCGGTTCGGTCGGCATTGCCGGCGGGCAGACGGGCGTCTATCCGCTGGCGACGCCGGGCGGCTGGCAGCTGATCGGCCGGACGCCGCTCCGCGTATTTGACCCGCACCGGAAGGAGCCAAGCTTGCTTTCCGCCGGTGACATTGTTGAGTTTCGGCCGATTGGCGCCGATGAATTTGCACGTTGGAGAGATGAACATGATTGA